From Streptomyces sp. HUAS MG91, the proteins below share one genomic window:
- a CDS encoding rodlin, which translates to MMKKAMAAAAVAASVVGVSAAVAAPAMAIGNDGGTTSLSGNGAEQAYGNSATYGNMSPQMALIQGSLNKPCVGLPAKVNAGSLIGVVPVSLQDIPVLSAPQNQQCTENSTQAKGDEPLSHVLDDIPVLSGNGAGNN; encoded by the coding sequence ATGATGAAGAAGGCTATGGCTGCCGCAGCGGTCGCCGCCTCCGTCGTCGGTGTCTCGGCGGCCGTGGCTGCGCCCGCGATGGCGATCGGCAACGACGGCGGCACCACCTCGCTCAGCGGCAACGGCGCCGAGCAGGCGTACGGCAACTCCGCCACGTACGGCAACATGAGCCCGCAGATGGCGCTCATCCAGGGCTCGCTGAACAAGCCCTGTGTCGGCCTGCCGGCCAAGGTCAACGCCGGTTCGCTCATCGGTGTCGTGCCGGTGTCGCTCCAGGACATCCCGGTCCTGTCGGCGCCGCAGAACCAGCAGTGCACGGAGAACTCGACCCAGGCCAAGGGCGACGAGCCGCTGTCGCACGTCCTGGACGACATCCCGGTTCTTTCCGGCAACGGCGCCGGCAACAACTGA
- a CDS encoding LCP family protein, which yields MGTDSRDTITRAEKEKFHAGGVACNCSDSMMLVHLSRKHDRVSVISLPRDSLTEIPAYQEPDGTTREAHPAKINAAYAEGGAPLAVATVESMTGMRVDHFLQIDFRRFIDGVDAVDGVTVCTKRRLSDSATKLNLAPGRHRLAGGPSLQYVRSRHLDTSADLGRVQRQQRFLVNALRGAGLKKTLADPAKAAGLARTLLGSASVDQGFTASDLIALARELRRIPLKDMEFGTVPIAGFNELIPDVGSTLRWDRERADRLFATLREDRQVTKPGSRTQPLDPPRLQDQPVVRGDKYACA from the coding sequence ATGGGAACGGACAGCCGCGACACCATCACCCGTGCGGAGAAGGAGAAATTCCACGCCGGTGGCGTCGCCTGCAATTGCAGTGACTCGATGATGCTGGTCCACCTGTCGCGGAAGCACGACCGGGTCAGCGTGATCAGCCTGCCGCGGGACTCGCTCACCGAGATCCCCGCGTACCAGGAGCCCGACGGCACGACCCGTGAGGCGCACCCGGCGAAGATCAACGCCGCGTACGCGGAAGGCGGCGCACCGCTCGCCGTGGCGACGGTCGAATCCATGACCGGGATGCGCGTCGACCACTTCCTGCAGATCGACTTCCGCCGGTTCATCGACGGCGTCGACGCGGTCGACGGCGTGACCGTGTGCACCAAGCGCCGGCTCTCGGACTCGGCCACGAAGCTGAACCTCGCCCCCGGGCGCCACCGCCTCGCCGGTGGACCGTCCCTCCAGTACGTGCGCTCGCGCCATCTGGACACCAGCGCCGACCTGGGACGCGTACAGCGCCAGCAGCGGTTCCTCGTCAACGCCCTGCGCGGCGCCGGGCTGAAGAAGACCCTCGCCGACCCGGCGAAGGCGGCCGGCCTGGCCAGGACGCTGCTCGGCTCGGCCTCGGTCGACCAGGGCTTCACCGCGTCCGATCTCATCGCCCTCGCCCGGGAACTGCGGCGCATCCCGCTCAAGGACATGGAGTTCGGGACGGTGCCCATCGCCGGGTTCAACGAGCTGATCCCGGACGTGGGCTCCACGCTGCGCTGGGACCGGGAGCGCGCCGACCGGCTCTTCGCGACGCTCCGCGAGGACCGCCAGGTGACGAAGCCCGGCTCCCGGACCCAGCCTCTCGACCCGCCGCGCCTCCAGGACCAGCCCGTCGTGCGCGGGGACAAGTACGCCTGCGCGTGA
- a CDS encoding TSUP family transporter, producing the protein MAGEVALALVVAVAGCVQWLTGMGFALVAAPALALLLGPADGVLLAICAGGVVSCAGLVGGWRRVRPRDMVPFVAAAVCTVPVGTWTATRLSEPVLMVVFGSLVCVAVGLVARGARMPGLGGTGGAVVAGGAGGFMNAAAGVGGPPFSLYAVNAGWPMREFVPNAQFYGVVVNVVSVASGGLPGLGARAWAVAGGALFVGALVGRGLAGRVPERGMRWLVLGLALVGGVVALGKGVWGL; encoded by the coding sequence ATGGCGGGTGAGGTGGCGCTGGCTCTGGTCGTGGCGGTCGCGGGATGCGTGCAGTGGCTGACGGGGATGGGGTTCGCGCTGGTCGCCGCGCCCGCCCTGGCGCTGCTGCTCGGGCCCGCCGACGGGGTGCTGCTCGCCATCTGCGCCGGGGGAGTGGTGAGTTGTGCCGGGCTCGTGGGCGGGTGGCGGCGGGTGCGGCCGCGGGACATGGTGCCGTTCGTGGCGGCGGCCGTGTGCACGGTGCCGGTCGGTACGTGGACGGCGACGCGGCTGTCCGAACCGGTGCTGATGGTGGTGTTCGGCTCGCTGGTGTGCGTGGCGGTGGGGCTGGTCGCGCGGGGCGCCCGGATGCCGGGGCTCGGCGGGACCGGGGGCGCGGTGGTCGCCGGGGGAGCGGGCGGGTTCATGAACGCGGCGGCCGGGGTCGGCGGGCCGCCGTTCTCCCTGTACGCCGTGAACGCGGGCTGGCCCATGCGGGAGTTCGTGCCGAACGCGCAGTTCTACGGGGTGGTGGTCAACGTCGTGTCGGTCGCCTCCGGAGGGCTGCCGGGGCTGGGGGCGCGGGCGTGGGCGGTGGCCGGCGGGGCGCTGTTCGTGGGGGCGCTGGTGGGGCGGGGGCTGGCCGGGCGGGTGCCGGAGCGGGGGATGCGGTGGCTTGTTCTGGGGTTGGCCCTGGTGGGCGGGGTTGTCGCGCTGGGGAAGGGGGTGTGGGGGTTGTAG
- a CDS encoding glycosyl hydrolase translates to MAAERRWTKNRRLPLITAGVLVSLMVASGSVTTESADASPRPDPTPTTGTNPVPWWPSGSDEPSPTAPDPAGASEQPAPEPSVSGSQDPVPSATPTGPPTGTPTTSASPSEEPGKGTPKFPAFGAYLDYGPRGVTRMAQLSQWLGGADLRVGHTYLPGDRWSNIEGDQSFLESWAEWRKERDDRLFVLNVPMLERNEEGVPDAEVRKLLEQGARGDFDQHYRALAEHLVDLDVPDTVVVLGWEMNGTTYTHRCGPDPESWKTYWKRIVTVMRSVPGQKFRFDFTPSRGRDAVPWTECYPGDDVVDIVGMDSYDQPENKSFDEQVSEPYGLQAQVDFAAEHKKPISYPEWGLFRNGDNAEYMRRMLAWMDEHKPLYNTLTDYCPHGVWQCDKNPKASAVYRAALSGRDKPDTPVNPTEPTNPTQPPQCSPVDLGDWIEHWLGGKLCLRFDWFQRRS, encoded by the coding sequence ATGGCCGCAGAACGCCGTTGGACGAAGAACAGACGACTTCCGCTGATCACCGCGGGGGTCCTGGTCTCGCTGATGGTCGCGTCAGGATCCGTGACCACGGAATCGGCGGACGCCAGTCCGCGCCCCGACCCGACCCCGACCACCGGAACGAACCCCGTCCCGTGGTGGCCGTCCGGCTCGGACGAGCCGAGCCCCACGGCCCCGGACCCGGCCGGCGCGAGCGAACAGCCCGCGCCGGAGCCGAGCGTGTCAGGCAGTCAGGACCCGGTGCCGTCCGCCACGCCGACCGGCCCCCCGACCGGCACACCGACCACGTCCGCGTCGCCCAGCGAGGAGCCCGGCAAGGGCACGCCCAAGTTCCCCGCGTTCGGCGCCTACCTGGACTACGGGCCCCGGGGCGTGACCCGGATGGCTCAGCTGTCGCAGTGGCTCGGCGGAGCCGATCTGCGGGTCGGGCACACCTATCTGCCCGGCGACCGGTGGAGCAACATCGAGGGCGACCAGTCGTTCCTGGAGAGCTGGGCCGAGTGGCGCAAGGAGCGCGACGACCGGCTCTTCGTCCTCAACGTGCCGATGCTGGAGCGCAACGAGGAGGGCGTCCCGGACGCCGAGGTGCGCAAGCTGCTCGAACAGGGCGCGCGGGGCGACTTCGACCAGCACTACCGCGCCCTGGCCGAGCACCTGGTCGACCTGGACGTGCCGGACACCGTGGTGGTGCTCGGCTGGGAGATGAACGGCACCACGTACACCCACCGGTGCGGTCCCGATCCCGAGTCCTGGAAGACGTACTGGAAACGGATCGTGACGGTGATGCGGTCGGTGCCGGGACAGAAGTTCCGCTTCGACTTCACGCCCAGCCGGGGCCGGGACGCCGTGCCGTGGACCGAGTGCTACCCCGGTGACGACGTCGTCGACATCGTCGGCATGGACTCGTACGACCAGCCGGAGAACAAGTCCTTCGACGAGCAGGTGTCCGAGCCGTACGGGCTCCAGGCCCAGGTCGACTTCGCGGCGGAGCACAAGAAGCCGATCTCGTACCCGGAGTGGGGTCTGTTCCGCAACGGCGACAACGCCGAGTACATGCGGCGCATGCTCGCCTGGATGGACGAGCACAAGCCGCTCTACAACACGCTGACGGACTACTGCCCGCACGGCGTGTGGCAGTGCGACAAGAACCCGAAGGCGTCGGCGGTCTACCGGGCGGCGCTGAGCGGCCGCGACAAGCCGGACACGCCCGTCAACCCGACCGAGCCCACCAACCCGACGCAGCCCCCGCAGTGTTCGCCGGTCGACCTCGGCGACTGGATCGAGCACTGGCTCGGCGGCAAGCTGTGCCTGCGGTTCGACTGGTTCCAGCGCCGCTCCTGA
- a CDS encoding lipopolysaccharide biosynthesis protein codes for MTETAQAQDRSAPRAPLARAAARTRRLPRWWPLPVGLVAGALAGGVYGAVSTPQYTATSYVIAVPTGESDSMSALGFAQAYSRVATQVAVLSDAQVAAGVPISTLQSNVRAETSPDAPMVAISASSARPAQAMEMANAVARALTVNAGHTKDDTHVELLRFTRAVKPTDPSSPSAALTTLVGASAGGLLGGLALLARPRRTAAPATATVPAPAVADAVRGGA; via the coding sequence ATGACCGAAACCGCCCAGGCCCAGGACAGGAGTGCCCCGCGCGCCCCGCTCGCCCGCGCCGCCGCCCGCACCAGGAGGCTGCCCCGGTGGTGGCCGCTGCCCGTGGGCCTCGTGGCCGGCGCGCTGGCCGGCGGGGTGTACGGCGCGGTCAGCACCCCGCAGTACACGGCGACCAGCTATGTGATCGCCGTGCCGACCGGGGAGTCCGACTCGATGTCCGCGCTCGGCTTCGCCCAGGCGTACAGCCGGGTCGCCACCCAGGTCGCGGTGCTCAGCGACGCCCAGGTCGCGGCGGGCGTGCCCATCAGCACGCTCCAGTCGAACGTGCGGGCGGAGACCTCCCCGGACGCGCCCATGGTCGCCATCTCGGCGTCCTCGGCCCGGCCCGCGCAGGCGATGGAGATGGCCAACGCGGTCGCCCGCGCGCTCACCGTCAACGCCGGCCACACCAAGGACGACACCCACGTGGAGCTGCTGCGCTTCACCCGGGCCGTCAAGCCGACCGATCCGTCCTCGCCGTCCGCCGCGCTGACCACCCTCGTCGGCGCCAGCGCGGGCGGCCTGCTCGGCGGGCTCGCGCTGCTGGCCAGGCCGCGCAGGACCGCGGCACCGGCCACCGCCACGGTGCCCGCGCCCGCGGTCGCCGACGCGGTGCGGGGCGGCGCCTGA
- a CDS encoding ATP-grasp domain-containing protein, whose product MLDPCVPVVLLRIDPNPFHHGTLGAVRSLGRCGVEVHVAAEADRSPVARSRFVSQMHPPPPPGAPLSEIAGALRRTAARIVRPAVLIPMDDAGAVAVSRLGEELSGTFLLPDQPGHLAERVADKALLPELCREAGIAHPATVEPRDESEAAAAVGDLGAPVVAKWSRPWLLPPDAGLRSTCLISTPHEARSLYRRGLGTGSALLLQKRLAPGGGDWFCHGYVDGRGRLHGGGAGSKHQAWPRGAGLTAVGRWAPVAELQSMVERLIAGLRYRGIFDIDFRVDPETGRYCLLDFNPRPGAQFRLFADGAGLDVVRAQYLDLTHQRLPAGHALPGRTFVVENYAPLSALRALVSAALPAQRSSPLRELAWHAADDPAPARHMAAEWSRHAARRLLRRSAPPSAALPDHRTEPPVAARTTEAERKASC is encoded by the coding sequence ATGCTCGACCCCTGTGTCCCGGTGGTGCTGCTGAGGATCGACCCCAACCCCTTCCACCACGGAACCCTGGGAGCGGTGCGGTCCCTTGGGCGCTGCGGCGTCGAGGTCCACGTGGCGGCCGAGGCGGACCGCAGCCCGGTCGCCCGCTCGCGCTTCGTCAGCCAGATGCATCCGCCACCGCCGCCGGGGGCCCCGCTGAGCGAGATCGCCGGAGCCCTGCGGCGGACCGCGGCCCGGATCGTCCGCCCGGCGGTGCTGATCCCGATGGACGACGCCGGGGCCGTCGCCGTGAGCCGGCTGGGCGAGGAGCTGTCCGGGACGTTCCTCCTGCCGGACCAGCCGGGGCACCTGGCCGAACGCGTCGCCGACAAGGCGCTGCTGCCCGAGCTGTGCCGCGAAGCGGGCATCGCCCACCCGGCTACCGTGGAGCCGCGCGACGAGTCGGAGGCGGCCGCCGCGGTCGGCGACCTCGGCGCGCCCGTCGTGGCCAAGTGGAGCCGCCCGTGGCTGCTGCCCCCGGACGCCGGGCTGCGCAGCACCTGCCTGATCAGCACCCCGCACGAGGCCAGGAGCCTGTACCGCAGGGGCCTGGGCACCGGCAGCGCGCTGCTGCTCCAGAAGCGTCTGGCACCCGGCGGCGGTGACTGGTTCTGCCACGGGTACGTCGACGGGCGCGGCCGGCTGCACGGGGGCGGCGCGGGCAGCAAGCACCAGGCGTGGCCGCGCGGCGCCGGCCTGACCGCCGTGGGCCGCTGGGCCCCGGTCGCCGAACTCCAGTCCATGGTCGAGCGTCTGATCGCCGGGCTGCGCTACCGGGGCATCTTCGACATCGACTTCCGCGTCGACCCGGAGACCGGCCGGTACTGCCTGCTGGACTTCAACCCCCGGCCTGGGGCGCAGTTCCGGCTGTTCGCGGACGGCGCCGGCCTGGACGTCGTACGGGCCCAGTACCTCGACCTGACGCACCAGCGGCTGCCCGCCGGACACGCCCTGCCGGGGCGCACCTTCGTCGTGGAGAACTACGCGCCGCTGTCCGCGCTCCGGGCCCTGGTGTCCGCCGCGCTGCCCGCCCAGCGCAGCTCCCCGCTGCGCGAACTGGCCTGGCACGCCGCGGACGACCCGGCCCCCGCGCGGCACATGGCCGCCGAGTGGTCCCGGCACGCGGCGCGCCGTCTGCTGCGCCGGTCCGCGCCACCGTCCGCGGCCCTCCCCGACCACCGCACCGAACCTCCTGTCGCCGCACGCACCACCGAGGCCGAACGAAAGGCGAGCTGCTGA
- a CDS encoding FAD-dependent oxidoreductase: protein MYDLLIVGAGPYGLSIAAHAEARGLRTAVFGKPMESWRYAMPRGMFLKSEPWASNLSAPGAAFRLEQYCAGLGTTARHGHPIPVETFAEYGLWFARQAVTHRDERMIRRIDAAPEGFTLETEDGEPLRARAVALATGVLPYLNLPEALRGLTEDHVTHSSGHSDLDRFAGGDVTVVGGGQAALETAALLAEQSTRVRLVARAPALAWNSVPPPWERPWWKRLRAPHSGLGCGWRNWFYAERPGVFRRLPDRTRAGISETALGPAGAWWIRDRVAAAGIDIRLGRTVVEARLASGRVRVRTAGPGADAEEFTTDHVIAATGFEASCARMTVLAPRLRNLLAPHPEGPPRVGRGFASAYPGLFLAGLVTAADFGPAMRFVHGASYTAPALVDGVERHLGRQPVRGGPVVPGGRRHAPEAVAVAAVADVGRPGAGGPLG from the coding sequence ATGTACGACCTGCTGATCGTGGGGGCGGGCCCGTACGGCTTGTCCATCGCCGCGCACGCCGAGGCCAGAGGGCTGCGCACCGCGGTCTTCGGCAAGCCGATGGAGTCGTGGCGGTACGCCATGCCCCGCGGCATGTTCCTCAAGTCGGAGCCGTGGGCGTCCAACCTCTCCGCGCCCGGCGCGGCCTTCCGCCTGGAGCAGTACTGCGCCGGCCTCGGCACGACCGCCCGGCACGGACACCCCATCCCCGTGGAGACGTTCGCGGAGTACGGGCTGTGGTTCGCGCGCCAGGCGGTGACACACCGGGACGAGCGGATGATCAGGCGGATCGACGCGGCGCCCGAGGGCTTCACGCTGGAGACCGAGGACGGCGAACCCCTGCGCGCCAGGGCCGTCGCGCTGGCCACCGGAGTGCTGCCGTACCTGAACCTCCCCGAAGCCCTGCGCGGGCTGACGGAGGATCACGTCACGCACAGCAGCGGCCACAGCGACCTGGACCGCTTCGCCGGGGGCGACGTCACCGTGGTCGGCGGCGGGCAGGCGGCCCTGGAGACCGCGGCGCTGCTCGCCGAGCAGTCGACCCGGGTACGGCTCGTCGCCCGCGCCCCCGCACTGGCCTGGAACAGCGTCCCGCCGCCCTGGGAGCGCCCCTGGTGGAAACGGCTGCGCGCACCGCACAGCGGCCTCGGCTGCGGCTGGCGCAACTGGTTCTACGCGGAGCGGCCGGGTGTCTTCCGCCGACTGCCCGACCGCACCCGGGCCGGCATCTCGGAGACCGCGCTGGGCCCCGCGGGCGCCTGGTGGATCAGGGACCGGGTGGCGGCGGCCGGCATCGACATCCGGCTCGGGCGCACGGTCGTGGAGGCCCGGCTCGCGTCCGGGCGGGTGCGGGTGCGCACCGCGGGGCCGGGGGCGGACGCGGAGGAGTTCACGACCGATCACGTCATCGCGGCCACCGGATTCGAGGCGAGCTGCGCCCGGATGACGGTCCTCGCCCCACGGCTGCGGAACCTGCTCGCGCCGCACCCCGAGGGCCCGCCTCGGGTGGGCCGGGGCTTCGCGTCCGCCTATCCCGGGCTCTTCCTCGCCGGTCTGGTCACGGCCGCCGACTTCGGTCCCGCGATGCGGTTCGTCCACGGGGCGTCCTACACCGCGCCCGCGCTGGTCGACGGGGTCGAGCGGCATCTCGGGCGGCAGCCGGTGCGGGGCGGCCCGGTGGTTCCCGGGGGCAGGCGGCACGCGCCGGAGGCGGTCGCCGTGGCGGCGGTGGCCGACGTCGGGCGGCCGGGGGCCGGTGGCCCGTTGGGGTGA
- the chpD gene encoding chaplin ChpD: MKKSATVVAGVIMALGMAAPAFADAGAEGAAVGSPGVLSGNVVQVPVHVPVNVCGNSVNVIALLNPAFGNTCANV, from the coding sequence CTGAAGAAGAGCGCCACCGTCGTCGCCGGCGTCATCATGGCCCTCGGCATGGCCGCCCCCGCGTTCGCCGACGCCGGCGCCGAGGGTGCGGCCGTGGGCTCCCCGGGCGTCCTGTCCGGCAACGTCGTGCAGGTCCCGGTCCACGTGCCGGTCAACGTCTGCGGCAACAGCGTCAACGTCATCGCGCTGCTGAACCCGGCCTTCGGCAACACCTGCGCCAACGTCTGA
- a CDS encoding chaplin gives MRQALKIGVMAAAAATGMLSMPGAAAALTGDEGDAGASASAADAPSHEAQGYGDTPRSETTAHSPGLLSGNSVQAPVDIGLNLCGNTADVVGALNPSTGNACAGSGDASAAPAPVEEHLPPAPHLPPGTPATPTTPTPATPPTTPSTPAQPPTDRAVPPAPQTVVPGPGRDVLSPAAAPAEVRVPEARERLADTGADPNLLAAAATSAGLLVGGGILYRRSSAPRR, from the coding sequence TTGAGGCAGGCACTGAAGATCGGTGTCATGGCCGCCGCGGCAGCGACGGGCATGCTCTCCATGCCCGGCGCCGCCGCGGCCCTGACCGGTGACGAGGGGGACGCGGGCGCGTCCGCGTCGGCGGCCGACGCCCCGTCGCACGAGGCGCAGGGTTACGGCGACACGCCCCGGTCCGAGACCACCGCGCACTCCCCGGGTCTGCTGTCGGGGAACTCGGTGCAGGCGCCCGTGGACATCGGCCTGAACCTCTGCGGGAACACCGCCGACGTGGTCGGCGCGCTCAACCCGTCGACGGGCAACGCGTGCGCGGGCTCCGGTGACGCGTCGGCCGCCCCGGCACCCGTCGAGGAGCACCTGCCGCCCGCGCCGCACCTGCCCCCGGGCACCCCGGCCACGCCCACGACTCCCACCCCGGCCACGCCGCCCACGACTCCCAGCACCCCCGCGCAGCCGCCCACCGACCGGGCCGTGCCCCCCGCGCCGCAGACCGTCGTGCCGGGTCCAGGACGTGACGTGCTGTCACCGGCGGCGGCACCGGCCGAGGTACGGGTGCCCGAGGCGCGCGAACGGCTCGCCGACACCGGGGCCGACCCGAACCTGCTGGCCGCCGCGGCCACCAGCGCCGGGCTGCTCGTCGGGGGCGGCATCCTGTACCGCAGGTCGAGCGCCCCGAGGCGCTGA
- a CDS encoding GNAT family N-acetyltransferase, which produces MPSGAAAPVVSVCADTAGFGALREEWNRLHRACATATPFQSHAWLHSWWLSYGSAGRLRVVLVRQDGRLVAAAPLMRRLRPFPTLTPLGTDISDFSDVLVDADPPGPADAVLDALGAGLWRLARTSVIDFREVRPGSTVEALHDRWRGPRRRLDDSACLELPALPMDDLVQRLPRPRAQRARAKMRKLDATGIERRVVPPAEVGASVRRLLELHQLQWQERKVTTEHVKPRFAEHLSRSATLMAETGDAVVTEFTLDGTVVAADLTFVSPRLAGGYLYGAHPELRERKIDVATMLLRSCAQHLQDGSPAGVLSLLRGTEPYKLHWRPERLVNQRLLLARAGSAPQLAALLADVRARSLARAARRAWKERGGDRPST; this is translated from the coding sequence ATGCCGAGCGGCGCGGCGGCCCCCGTCGTCTCGGTGTGCGCGGACACCGCCGGGTTCGGGGCGCTGCGCGAGGAGTGGAACCGGCTGCACCGCGCCTGCGCGACCGCGACCCCGTTCCAGAGCCACGCCTGGCTCCACTCGTGGTGGCTGTCCTACGGCAGCGCGGGCCGGCTGCGCGTCGTCCTCGTACGCCAGGACGGGCGGCTCGTGGCGGCCGCGCCCCTCATGCGGCGGCTGCGCCCGTTCCCGACGCTGACCCCGCTCGGCACCGACATCTCCGACTTCAGCGACGTCCTGGTCGACGCCGACCCGCCCGGCCCGGCCGACGCCGTGCTCGACGCGCTCGGCGCCGGACTGTGGCGGCTGGCCAGGACCTCCGTCATCGACTTCCGCGAGGTGCGGCCCGGCTCCACGGTCGAGGCCCTGCACGACCGGTGGCGCGGGCCGCGGCGCCGGCTCGACGACTCGGCGTGCCTGGAACTGCCCGCGCTGCCCATGGACGACCTGGTGCAGCGGCTGCCCCGGCCGCGCGCGCAGCGGGCCCGCGCCAAGATGCGCAAGCTGGACGCCACCGGCATCGAGCGCCGGGTGGTGCCCCCGGCCGAGGTCGGCGCCTCCGTACGACGCCTGCTCGAACTGCACCAATTGCAGTGGCAGGAGCGCAAGGTGACGACGGAGCACGTCAAGCCGCGGTTCGCCGAGCACCTGAGCCGGTCGGCCACGCTGATGGCCGAGACCGGTGACGCCGTTGTCACGGAGTTCACCCTGGACGGCACCGTCGTCGCCGCCGACCTGACCTTCGTCTCGCCGCGGCTCGCGGGCGGCTATCTCTACGGCGCGCACCCGGAGCTGCGGGAGCGGAAGATCGACGTCGCCACGATGCTGCTGCGCAGTTGCGCCCAGCACCTCCAGGACGGCTCCCCGGCCGGGGTGCTGAGCCTGCTGCGCGGCACCGAGCCCTACAAGCTCCACTGGCGGCCCGAGCGGCTGGTCAACCAGCGGCTGCTGCTGGCCCGCGCCGGTTCGGCACCGCAGCTCGCGGCGCTGCTCGCCGATGTGCGCGCCCGGTCGCTGGCCAGAGCCGCGCGGCGGGCATGGAAGGAGCGCGGTGGCGACCGGCCCTCGACGTAG
- a CDS encoding rodlin, translated as MLKKAMAAAAVAVSVVGVSAAAAPSALALGDDGGTTSLSGNDAKQAFGNSMTEGDMSPQLGLVQGSLNKPCIGLPVKANAGSLIGVVPIAAQDIPILSAPQNQQCTENSTQAKGDEPLSHILSDIPVLSGNGVANG; from the coding sequence ATGCTCAAGAAGGCTATGGCTGCCGCAGCGGTCGCCGTTTCCGTCGTCGGCGTCTCCGCGGCCGCGGCCCCGTCGGCCCTCGCCCTCGGTGACGACGGCGGCACCACCTCGCTCAGCGGCAACGACGCGAAGCAGGCCTTCGGCAACTCCATGACCGAGGGTGACATGAGCCCGCAGCTCGGCCTGGTCCAGGGGTCGCTGAACAAGCCGTGCATCGGCCTGCCGGTCAAGGCCAACGCCGGCTCGCTGATCGGTGTCGTGCCGATCGCCGCCCAGGACATCCCGATCCTGTCGGCCCCGCAGAACCAGCAGTGCACGGAGAACTCGACGCAGGCCAAGGGCGACGAGCCGCTGTCGCACATCCTGAGCGACATCCCGGTCCTCTCCGGCAACGGCGTCGCGAACGGCTGA
- a CDS encoding rodlin — MKQKLWASATLAVSVAGLSAVAAPQALAIGDDGGTTSISGNGAEQAYGNSATHGDMSPQLGLVQGSLNKPCIGLPAKANLGSLVGVVPIAVQDIPVLSAPQNQQCTENSTQAKGDEPLSHVLDDIPVLSGNGAANH; from the coding sequence ATGAAGCAGAAGCTGTGGGCCTCCGCAACGCTCGCCGTGTCCGTCGCCGGTCTGTCGGCCGTGGCCGCCCCGCAGGCGCTGGCCATCGGTGACGACGGCGGCACGACGTCCATCAGCGGCAACGGTGCGGAGCAGGCGTACGGGAACTCCGCGACCCACGGCGACATGAGCCCGCAGCTCGGCCTCGTCCAGGGCTCGCTGAACAAGCCCTGCATCGGTCTGCCGGCCAAGGCCAACCTCGGTTCGCTCGTCGGCGTCGTGCCGATCGCCGTCCAGGACATCCCGGTCCTGTCGGCGCCGCAGAACCAGCAGTGCACCGAGAACTCCACCCAGGCCAAGGGCGACGAGCCGCTGTCGCACGTCCTGGACGACATCCCGGTCCTGTCCGGCAACGGTGCCGCGAACCACTGA